Proteins from one Chroococcidiopsis sp. CCMEE 29 genomic window:
- a CDS encoding ABC transporter ATP-binding protein/permease has protein sequence MTVPVARLQISGGISNRQEFLLNCDVVAIGRAPDNHLILSEETVSRHHARIAWDDNRYFITDLGSTDGTRVNNAKLPPGKPWLLANSDVIQIGTSKLQFSTEEIATNSPQLEKTVVNEESLSLPVTSVLAERSKPVLRVSTAQGSQDFPLEKDLLVLGRDPNSDIAINLPEISARHAQLKHRDGSYEIIDLNSRNGLIYQGRRISQQLLADGDVLYIGTAVTLTYHDVALPEIAALKQQLNLGGRNTLSLGRDPQNDTAIDHPTVSRFHAQISRQDGSFVIVDLNSSNGTFVNGKRVTGKRGLRPGDSIRIGPCRLVFNFDETLERHDEEGNLRLDALNLKKDVGKGMTLLQDISLSILPREFVAVVGVSGAGKSTLLDALNGFRPATYGTVLVNGTDLYKNFNAYRTEIGYVPQDDIIHLELTVGQALNYAAQLRMPADTAPAERQQRVEEVLADLDMSHRRDVPIKRLSGGQRKRVSMGVELLTKPSLFFLDEATSGLDPGTEAQMMKLLRKLADQGRTILLITHATKNVMTCDLVIFLARGGYIAFLGSPNEALQYFKVKDFDEIYPKVESELTPEEWEARYKRSRQYQRYIVERLRNSEKPRVEERRQQRQQQLPGAEVKHVSFWRQLQILSQRNLTILLRDRASLTLMLAIAPILGLLDFFLWPRNVFDTENGDAQQALMMLFVAAIIAIMVGSLSSMREIVKEMEIYRRERMVSLQIAPYILSKIWLGVLVSLYQAAVFVLFKQLAVNMPGGMEAAIALYITLFLATLAGMMMGLLVSAVSPNQNVAPLLIILILIPQITFGGGMLPINALGVPGKIISQVTPSKWAFEPMVTITAVGKDVAEDECFARLSQQERNKLTEAEKTKRCSCLGPNVFKQCQFPGIKAKYTEAVDAQEPKQPTDPGTRPAKPEPTGKCPTSSRCYRDKFEQWEKDLKAYEDKVNQYRNEIQGDWKTKYSDWKQKRESAIGEAEGVIRKFHQDYGAMFKVDVVKDWGILGLIMAAVFGMLLPIQKRKDIV, from the coding sequence ATGACTGTACCTGTTGCACGGCTCCAAATTAGTGGAGGTATTAGTAATCGCCAAGAGTTTTTACTTAACTGTGATGTAGTTGCAATTGGTCGCGCCCCTGATAATCACCTCATCCTTAGTGAAGAGACTGTTTCACGCCATCATGCCCGGATAGCGTGGGATGATAACCGATACTTTATTACCGACTTGGGCAGTACAGATGGGACACGCGTGAATAACGCTAAGTTACCACCTGGTAAGCCCTGGCTCTTAGCTAACAGTGACGTTATCCAGATTGGGACTTCCAAATTGCAATTTAGTACGGAAGAGATCGCTACAAATTCCCCACAGCTAGAAAAGACAGTTGTTAATGAAGAATCTTTATCTTTGCCAGTTACCTCTGTACTGGCTGAACGTAGTAAACCCGTACTGCGTGTCTCTACAGCTCAGGGAAGCCAAGATTTCCCATTAGAAAAGGATTTACTTGTCTTGGGTCGTGACCCCAACAGCGACATTGCTATTAATCTGCCTGAGATTTCGGCAAGACATGCACAGCTGAAGCACCGCGATGGTAGCTATGAAATTATTGACCTAAATAGCAGGAATGGACTGATTTATCAAGGTCGTCGCATCAGCCAGCAGCTTTTAGCGGATGGCGATGTATTGTATATTGGCACCGCTGTAACTCTTACCTACCATGACGTAGCGCTGCCGGAAATAGCAGCACTAAAACAGCAACTGAACCTAGGTGGTCGTAACACCTTGAGCCTTGGTCGCGATCCGCAGAATGACACTGCGATCGACCATCCTACAGTATCGCGTTTCCATGCCCAGATCAGTCGGCAAGACGGGTCATTCGTCATCGTCGATTTGAACTCAAGCAATGGCACCTTTGTCAACGGCAAGCGAGTCACTGGCAAGCGCGGTCTTAGACCGGGCGATTCGATCCGGATTGGACCGTGCCGTCTGGTCTTCAACTTTGATGAAACGCTTGAGCGCCATGATGAAGAAGGTAACCTGCGACTTGATGCGTTAAATCTAAAAAAGGATGTTGGCAAGGGCATGACCCTGCTGCAAGACATCTCACTCTCAATCCTACCGCGTGAGTTTGTCGCAGTTGTCGGCGTAAGTGGAGCAGGGAAGTCTACCCTACTGGATGCACTTAACGGCTTTCGTCCAGCAACGTATGGGACAGTGCTGGTGAATGGTACAGATCTCTACAAGAATTTTAATGCTTATCGGACTGAAATTGGTTACGTTCCACAGGATGACATTATCCACCTAGAGCTGACGGTTGGACAGGCACTTAATTATGCCGCTCAGTTGCGGATGCCTGCCGACACTGCACCCGCAGAGCGACAGCAACGTGTCGAGGAAGTACTTGCAGACCTAGATATGAGCCATCGTCGAGATGTGCCCATTAAAAGGCTTAGTGGTGGCCAACGCAAGCGCGTGTCTATGGGAGTGGAACTGCTCACCAAACCCAGCTTATTTTTCCTGGACGAAGCAACCTCCGGTCTTGACCCTGGGACTGAAGCCCAGATGATGAAGTTGCTGCGTAAACTAGCTGACCAAGGTCGTACCATCTTGCTAATTACTCACGCTACTAAGAACGTGATGACGTGCGATCTAGTCATCTTCTTAGCTAGAGGTGGTTATATTGCCTTCTTGGGTTCACCAAATGAGGCACTCCAATACTTCAAAGTTAAGGATTTTGATGAGATTTACCCGAAAGTCGAAAGCGAACTGACTCCAGAAGAATGGGAGGCTCGCTACAAACGTTCGCGCCAATATCAACGGTATATCGTTGAGCGCCTGCGTAACTCAGAAAAGCCAAGGGTCGAAGAGCGACGTCAGCAGCGACAGCAGCAGTTGCCAGGGGCTGAAGTCAAGCACGTTTCTTTTTGGCGACAACTCCAGATTTTGTCTCAGCGGAACCTCACTATCCTCCTGCGGGATCGAGCTAGCCTTACCTTAATGCTGGCGATCGCACCAATTCTGGGACTGCTAGACTTTTTTCTTTGGCCGCGCAACGTGTTTGATACCGAGAACGGCGATGCCCAACAGGCTTTGATGATGCTGTTTGTGGCAGCGATCATTGCAATTATGGTTGGCAGTCTTTCCTCCATGCGTGAAATTGTCAAAGAGATGGAAATCTATCGCCGGGAGCGGATGGTAAGCCTACAAATTGCTCCATACATTCTGTCAAAGATCTGGCTCGGCGTATTGGTGTCTTTATATCAAGCTGCTGTTTTCGTATTGTTTAAACAGCTGGCAGTCAATATGCCAGGTGGGATGGAAGCTGCGATCGCACTTTACATCACGCTATTTCTAGCCACCCTAGCTGGCATGATGATGGGTCTTTTGGTCTCGGCAGTCTCACCAAATCAAAACGTAGCACCGTTACTCATCATCCTCATCTTGATTCCCCAAATTACATTTGGCGGTGGGATGTTGCCAATAAATGCCCTAGGGGTGCCAGGCAAGATTATTAGCCAGGTAACTCCAAGTAAATGGGCTTTTGAGCCGATGGTGACGATTACGGCTGTGGGTAAAGATGTGGCTGAGGATGAGTGCTTTGCAAGACTATCACAGCAGGAACGGAATAAACTGACTGAGGCAGAGAAGACAAAGCGCTGTAGCTGCTTGGGACCGAATGTGTTTAAGCAATGTCAGTTCCCTGGCATTAAAGCTAAATACACAGAAGCTGTAGATGCACAAGAACCCAAACAGCCGACAGACCCTGGAACCCGACCCGCTAAGCCTGAACCGACAGGAAAATGTCCAACGTCTAGTCGATGTTATCGGGATAAGTTCGAGCAGTGGGAAAAGGATCTTAAGGCTTATGAAGATAAGGTCAACCAATACAGAAACGAAATTCAAGGTGACTGGAAAACCAAATATAGCGACTGGAAGCAGAAACGTGAAAGTGCTATTGGTGAAGCAGAAGGCGTAATCCGCAAATTTCATCAAGATTACGGAGCTATGTTTAAAGTTGATGTAGTTAAAGATTGGGGAATCCTGGGGCTAATCATGGCTGCGGTGTTTGGCATGCTTTTGCCAATACAGAAGCGCAAGGATATCGTTTAA
- a CDS encoding DUF924 family protein: MSRVDEILNFWFGQPDEANYGKQRSFWFTKTREFDREVETLFLSDYEQAVAGQLDYWKRSSRSCLALILLLDQFPRNMFRGTTKAFATDPQALSVAQHAVSKGFDKELLPVQRWFIYLPFEHSENLAHQEQCVELFASLGNDPDSASALDYAIRHKSVIDRFGRFPHRNQILGRASTPEEIEFLNQPGSSF, from the coding sequence ATGTCAAGAGTAGACGAAATTCTGAACTTTTGGTTTGGTCAGCCTGATGAAGCCAACTATGGGAAACAGCGCTCCTTCTGGTTTACCAAAACAAGGGAGTTTGATCGGGAAGTGGAAACTCTCTTCCTGAGCGACTACGAACAAGCGGTAGCAGGTCAGCTAGACTACTGGAAGAGGTCATCCCGCAGCTGTTTAGCCCTAATTTTACTGCTGGATCAGTTCCCACGCAACATGTTTCGCGGTACTACCAAAGCCTTCGCTACAGACCCGCAAGCATTATCTGTAGCTCAACATGCTGTTAGCAAAGGTTTTGACAAAGAACTGTTACCAGTCCAGCGCTGGTTTATCTACTTGCCGTTTGAACATAGTGAAAACCTCGCGCATCAAGAGCAATGTGTCGAGTTGTTTGCGAGTCTAGGTAACGATCCAGACAGTGCCTCAGCTCTCGACTACGCTATTCGCCACAAATCAGTAATTGATCGCTTCGGACGCTTTCCCCATCGCAATCAAATTCTCGGTCGAGCCTCAACCCCTGAGGAGATAGAGTTTCTCAACCAACCAGGTTCCTCCTTTTAG